In a single window of the Bactrocera dorsalis isolate Fly_Bdor chromosome 2, ASM2337382v1, whole genome shotgun sequence genome:
- the LOC125776645 gene encoding RNA-directed DNA polymerase from mobile element jockey isoform X1, whose amino-acid sequence MRLLFQILPNINQETSNIHKAIRCASNVSFPLSSTKPVKPAPLWWNNEIASLRQAKQQAWHNFKRNRSTTTLIQFKKLNAQFRRKIKDAKLDCFQKFTSSISASSDPKKIWADIKTLTGLPSNSQIYSLNTSHGNLLYPQYIAQEFASHFSNASSDQTFPPEYIASKRFQILQHRITPTTLSPSAKLLEADISLYELQLALSAVKGQTPGIDKISYPIIKHLPRLLLHRLIKHYNNILNTGLYPHAWKTSAIIPLLKPGKSPCEVNSYRPISLLPCLGKLTEKIIATRLTWYAHSNQLIHHNQVAFKKGQATTDALLHVDHFISNALSSKNHVSLLSLDFQKAFDRIETPVVLRQLDKWKIGPKMYNFIKSFLSNRKLSVLISNTRSSIFPLDNGTPQGPPYQSSCSL is encoded by the coding sequence ATGCGACTTCTATTCCAAATCCTTCCCAACATCAACCAAGAAACTTCCAATATTCATAAAGCAATCCGCTGTGCATCCAACGTTTCCTTCCCTCTGTCCTCAACCAAACCAGTAAAGCCAGCCCCCCTATGGTGGAACAACGAAATTGCGTCCCTTAGGCAAGCCAAACAACAAGCGTGGCACAACTTCAAACGCAACCGGTCCACCACAACTCTCATTCAATTCAAAAAGCTGAACGCGCAATTTCGCCGGAAAATCAAAGATGCTAAGCTCGactgttttcaaaaattcactAGCAGCATCAGTGCGTCATCCGATCCTAAAAAAATCTGGGCTGACATAAAAACACTCACCGGTTTACCCTCTAATTCCCAAATCTACTCCCTTAACACCTCTCATGGCAATCTTCTATATCCCCAGTATATAGCTCAAGAATTCGCCAGTCACTTCTCTAACGCCTCTTCAGACCAAACCTTCCCACCCGAATATATCGCCTCTAAACGCTTCCAAATCCTCCAACATCGTATCACACCAACCACTCTCTCTCCTTCAGCCAAACTTTTAGAAGCCGACATATCTCTTTACGAACTCCAACTCGCCCTCTCCGCAGTAAAAGGCCAGACACCCGGCATCGACAAAATATCCTATCCCATAATTAAGCATCTCCCCAGACTACTCCTTCACCGTCTCATTAAGCATTACAACAATATCCTCAACACAGGCCTCTACCCTCACGCGTGGAAAACCAGCGCAATAATACCCCTCTTAAAACCTGGCAAATCCCCTTGCGAAGTTAACAGCTATCGACCAATTTCCCTTCTTCCCTGCCTAGGTAAACTAACGGAGAAGATAATTGCTACCAGACTAACCTGGTACGCCCACTCAAACCAACTTATCCACCACAACCAAGTAGCCTTCAAGAAGGGACAAGCCACCACAGATGCCCTACTACACGTTGATCATTTTATTTCAAACGCGCTCTCCAGCAAAAACCATGTTTCCCTCCTTTCCCTCGACTTTCAAAAAGCGTTTGATCGGATTGAAACCCCGGTAGTACTAAGACAACTCGACAAATGGAAGATCGGCCCCAAAatgtacaattttataaaatcatttctCTCAAACCGAAAATTAAGTGTACTTATATCCAACACCCGCTCTTCCATCTTTCCACTCGATAATGGCACCCCTCAGGGCCCCCCTTATCAGTCATCTTGTTCATTATAG